One Xiphophorus hellerii strain 12219 chromosome 1, Xiphophorus_hellerii-4.1, whole genome shotgun sequence DNA segment encodes these proteins:
- the cbln4 gene encoding cerebellin-4 has protein sequence MVNSLILLLSWTMISEVARAQNDTEPVVLEGKCLVVCDSNPATDWRSSSSPLGISVRAANSKVAFSAVRSNNHEPSEMSNKTRIIYFDQVLVNIGNYFTFESVFLSPRKGVYSFNFHVIKVYQSQTIQVNLMLNGKPVISAFAGDKDVTREAATNGVLLYLEKEDKVYLKLEKGNLVGGWQYSTFSGFLVFPL, from the exons ATGGTGAACTCGCTCATACTGCTGCTCAGCTGGACGATGATCTCCGAGGTTGCGAGAGCTCAGAATGATACGGAGCCGGTCGTCCTGGAAGGAAAATGCCTGGTGGTGTGCGACTCCAACCCGGCCACGGACTGGAGGTCCTCGTCCTCACCGCTCGGCATCTCCGTGCGCGCCGCCAACTCCAAGGTGGCTTTTTCTGCAGTCCGGAGCAACAATCACGAGCCGTCAGAAATgagcaacaaaacaagaataatCTACTTCGATCAg GTGCTTGTGAATATAGGAAACTACTTCACATTTGAGTCTGTCTTTCTTTCCCCAAGAAAAGGAGTCTACAGTTTTAACTTCCACGTCATTAAAGTGTACCAGAGTCAAACTATACAG GTTAACTTGATGCTAAACGGAAAACCAGTCATCTCTGCCTTTGCAGGCGACAAAGATGTGACTCGTGAAGCTGCCACCAATGGAGTTCTACTTTATCTTGAAAAAGAGGACAAAGTTTATCTGAAGCTGGAAAAGGGAAATCTAGTGGGCGGATGGCAATATTCAACGTTCTCCGGCTTTCTCGTTTTCCCTCtgtag